In Arthrobacter alpinus, a single window of DNA contains:
- the glpK gene encoding glycerol kinase GlpK: MSQYVIAIDQGTTSSRAIVFDHDGNIVSTGQLEHEQIFPKAGWVEHDAAEIWNNTREVIGTALAQANLTRHDIVGVGITNQRETAVVWDKNTGVPVYNAIVWQDTRTQAIVDELAADGGVERFKHTVGLPLATYFSGTKIKWILDNVEGAREKAEAGDLLFGNTDSWVTWNLTGGADGGVHITDVTNASRTLFMDLETLQWDEEILAVFGVPKSMMPEIKSSSEVYGHVHGSQLLREVPVAGILGDQQAATFGQAAFKQGEAKNTYGTGCFLIFNTGEEIVHSKNGLLTTLGYKLGDAAPHYALEGSIAVTGSLIQWLRDNIGMIKSAPEVEELAAAVEDNGGVYIVPAFSGLFAPYWRADARGAIVGLTRFVNKNHIARAALEATAFQTREVLDAVNADSGVDLTELKVDGGMVANDALMQFQADILGVPVIRPKVTETTALGAAYAAGLAVGFWKDLGELSSNWSEDKRWEPNMEPAERDRQMRLWKKAVTKSMDWVDEDVL; the protein is encoded by the coding sequence ATGTCTCAATATGTAATCGCCATTGATCAGGGCACCACCAGCAGCAGGGCCATAGTTTTTGACCACGATGGGAATATTGTTTCCACCGGGCAGCTGGAGCACGAGCAGATTTTCCCGAAAGCCGGCTGGGTTGAGCATGACGCCGCCGAGATTTGGAACAACACCCGTGAGGTCATTGGCACCGCGCTTGCGCAGGCTAACCTGACGCGGCACGACATTGTCGGTGTTGGCATCACCAACCAGCGCGAGACTGCTGTTGTTTGGGACAAGAACACCGGTGTGCCCGTTTACAACGCCATCGTATGGCAGGACACCCGCACACAGGCCATCGTTGACGAGCTGGCCGCCGATGGTGGCGTGGAGCGTTTCAAGCACACGGTTGGCTTGCCGCTGGCAACGTACTTCTCCGGCACCAAGATCAAGTGGATCCTTGACAACGTTGAGGGTGCCCGTGAAAAGGCAGAAGCCGGTGACCTGCTCTTCGGCAACACGGACAGCTGGGTCACCTGGAACCTGACCGGTGGAGCCGATGGCGGCGTTCACATCACCGATGTCACCAACGCGTCCCGAACCTTGTTCATGGACCTGGAAACGCTGCAGTGGGATGAAGAAATCCTCGCCGTCTTCGGTGTTCCCAAGTCCATGATGCCGGAAATCAAGTCCTCCTCCGAGGTCTACGGTCACGTGCACGGCAGCCAGTTGCTGCGCGAAGTTCCCGTAGCCGGCATTTTGGGTGACCAGCAGGCCGCAACGTTTGGCCAGGCTGCGTTCAAGCAGGGCGAGGCCAAGAACACCTACGGCACCGGCTGCTTCCTGATCTTCAACACGGGCGAGGAAATTGTCCACTCGAAGAACGGGCTGCTCACCACACTTGGCTACAAGCTTGGTGACGCCGCACCGCATTATGCGTTGGAAGGCTCCATCGCCGTGACCGGATCCCTGATCCAGTGGCTGCGAGACAACATCGGGATGATCAAGTCCGCCCCTGAGGTGGAGGAGCTCGCCGCTGCCGTGGAGGACAACGGTGGCGTCTACATTGTTCCCGCGTTCTCCGGTCTGTTCGCACCGTACTGGCGTGCAGACGCCCGTGGCGCCATTGTGGGCCTGACTCGCTTCGTCAACAAGAACCACATTGCCCGTGCGGCCCTGGAGGCCACGGCTTTCCAGACCCGCGAGGTGCTCGACGCTGTCAACGCTGACTCGGGCGTGGACCTGACTGAGCTGAAGGTCGACGGCGGCATGGTCGCCAACGATGCCCTCATGCAGTTCCAGGCCGACATCCTCGGCGTGCCTGTCATCCGGCCCAAGGTCACCGAAACCACGGCTTTGGGTGCTGCCTACGCAGCAGGCTTGGCTGTTGGCTTCTGGAAGGACCTCGGCGAGCTGTCCTCCAACTGGTCTGAGGACAAGCGCTGGGAACCGAACATGGAACCCGCCGAGCGTGACCGCCAGATGCGTCTCTGGAAGAAGGCCGTCACCAAGTCCATGGACTGGGTTGACGAGGACGTGCTCTAA